A window of the Mauremys mutica isolate MM-2020 ecotype Southern unplaced genomic scaffold, ASM2049712v1 Super-Scaffold_100373, whole genome shotgun sequence genome harbors these coding sequences:
- the LOC123361128 gene encoding zinc finger protein 501-like isoform X4, producing MQENYETVTSLGFPIAKPELIARLEQGEEPWVPDLQACKERQLLRCTRTAGAERGSENEEGNQHQEVPGEVQPQATFVGRGEGNFSQCWEEGEAWGNWHMSESLLGNHPRKKVGESINGGGGDEDPRMQQTNSKEETPCHRLQCGKGFIVRSQLVTDQTIHTGKKPLQCLDRGETFNKLSDLNNHGRSHTGEKPIQCLECGKCFRSKSALNSHEKSHTEERPHKCLDCGKSFKRKSDLVKHQAVHTGERPHKCLDCGKSFKRRASLLIHQAIHTGERSHKCLDCGKSFTWRSSLVNHQAVHSGERPHKCLDCGKRFTRRTGLVKHQAVHSGERPHKCLDCGKSFTWKSNLVIHQGIHTGERPYMCLDCGKSFIQRSILGKHQAIHKGERPHKCLECGKSFIRRSDLIKHGRIHTRCKIL from the exons atgcaggagaactacgagacggtgacctcgctgg GATTTCCCATTGCCAAACCTGAGCTGATTGCCCGCCTGGAGCAAGGGGAAGAGCCTTGGGTGCCGGATCTCCAGGCCTGCAAGGAAAGACAGCTTCTGAGATGCACccgcacag cAGGTGCTGAACGAgggagtgagaacgaggaggggaATCAACATCAGGAAGTTCCTGGAGAAGTGCAACCACAGGCGACCTTTGTGGGAAGAGgtgaagggaatttttcccagtgctgggAAGAGGGAGAAGCCTGGGGAAATTGGCACATGTCAGAGAGTCTTCTGGGAAACCACCCAAGGAAGAAAGTGGGTGAATCTATTAATGGTGGGGGAGGAGACGAAGATCCCAGAATGCAGCAAACAAATTCCAAGGAAGAGACACCCTGTCACCGCCTGCAGTGTGGGAAAGGATTCATTGTGAGATCACAGCTTGTGACAGATCAGACAATCCATACCGGAAAGAAACCCCTTCAATGCTTGGACCGTGGGGAAACCTTCAATAAGCTCTCAGATCTTAATAACCATGGGAGAAGCCACACTGGAGAGAAGCCCATTCagtgccttgagtgtgggaaatgtttcaggTCAAaatcagcactaaattcacatgaGAAAAGCCACACAGAAGAGAGAcctcataagtgcttggactgtgggaaaagtttcaagcggaagtcagaccttgttaaacatcaggcagtccacacaggagagagaccccacaagtgcttggactgtgggaaaagtttcaagcgGAGAGCATCCCTTCTTATTCATCAGgccatccacacaggagagagatcccataagtgcttggactgtggaaaaagtttcacttGGAGATCATCCCTTGTTAATCATCAGGCAGTCCactcaggagagagaccccataagtgcttggactgtgggaaacgTTTCACACGGAGAACAggccttgttaaacatcaggcagtccactcaggagagagacctcataagtgcttggactgtgggaaaagtttcacatggAAGTCAAACCTTGTTATTCATCaaggaatccacacaggagagagaccctatatgtgcttggactgtgggaaaagtttcatacagaggtcaatCCTTggtaaacatcaggcaatccataaaggagagagacctcataagtgcttggagtgtgggaaaagtttcatacggaggtcagacCTCATTAAACATGGAAGAATCCACACAAGATGTAAAATTCTATGA
- the LOC123361128 gene encoding zinc finger protein 501-like isoform X3 — protein MQENYETVTSLDIFFCARGLSDHVPVLLDSTFLQQSTGFPIAKPELIARLEQGEEPWVPDLQACKERQLLRCTRTAGAERGSENEEGNQHQEVPGEVQPQATFVGRGEGNFSQCWEEGEAWGNWHMSESLLGNHPRKKVGESINGGGGDEDPRMQQTNSKEETPCHRLQCGKGFIVRSQLVTDQTIHTGKKPLQCLDRGETFNKLSDLNNHGRSHTGEKPIQCLECGKCFRSKSALNSHEKSHTEERPHKCLDCGKSFKRKSDLVKHQAVHTGERPHKCLDCGKSFKRRASLLIHQAIHTGERSHKCLDCGKSFTWRSSLVNHQAVHSGERPHKCLDCGKRFTRRTGLVKHQAVHSGERPHKCLDCGKSFTWKSNLVIHQGIHTGERPYMCLDCGKSFIQRSILGKHQAIHKGERPHKCLECGKSFIRRSDLIKHGRIHTRCKIL, from the exons atgcaggagaactacgagacggtgacctcgctgg ACATCTTCTTCTGtgcaagggggctcagtgaccatgTTCCCGTCCTCTTGGATTCCACGTTTCTGcagcagagcacag GATTTCCCATTGCCAAACCTGAGCTGATTGCCCGCCTGGAGCAAGGGGAAGAGCCTTGGGTGCCGGATCTCCAGGCCTGCAAGGAAAGACAGCTTCTGAGATGCACccgcacag cAGGTGCTGAACGAgggagtgagaacgaggaggggaATCAACATCAGGAAGTTCCTGGAGAAGTGCAACCACAGGCGACCTTTGTGGGAAGAGgtgaagggaatttttcccagtgctgggAAGAGGGAGAAGCCTGGGGAAATTGGCACATGTCAGAGAGTCTTCTGGGAAACCACCCAAGGAAGAAAGTGGGTGAATCTATTAATGGTGGGGGAGGAGACGAAGATCCCAGAATGCAGCAAACAAATTCCAAGGAAGAGACACCCTGTCACCGCCTGCAGTGTGGGAAAGGATTCATTGTGAGATCACAGCTTGTGACAGATCAGACAATCCATACCGGAAAGAAACCCCTTCAATGCTTGGACCGTGGGGAAACCTTCAATAAGCTCTCAGATCTTAATAACCATGGGAGAAGCCACACTGGAGAGAAGCCCATTCagtgccttgagtgtgggaaatgtttcaggTCAAaatcagcactaaattcacatgaGAAAAGCCACACAGAAGAGAGAcctcataagtgcttggactgtgggaaaagtttcaagcggaagtcagaccttgttaaacatcaggcagtccacacaggagagagaccccacaagtgcttggactgtgggaaaagtttcaagcgGAGAGCATCCCTTCTTATTCATCAGgccatccacacaggagagagatcccataagtgcttggactgtggaaaaagtttcacttGGAGATCATCCCTTGTTAATCATCAGGCAGTCCactcaggagagagaccccataagtgcttggactgtgggaaacgTTTCACACGGAGAACAggccttgttaaacatcaggcagtccactcaggagagagacctcataagtgcttggactgtgggaaaagtttcacatggAAGTCAAACCTTGTTATTCATCaaggaatccacacaggagagagaccctatatgtgcttggactgtgggaaaagtttcatacagaggtcaatCCTTggtaaacatcaggcaatccataaaggagagagacctcataagtgcttggagtgtgggaaaagtttcatacggaggtcagacCTCATTAAACATGGAAGAATCCACACAAGATGTAAAATTCTATGA
- the LOC123361128 gene encoding zinc finger protein 154-like isoform X1: MGRALGSAGLERGRGLSPEPCVSQQGPQSAQILGTPSEGVVIIQLTSPDIFFCARGLSDHVPVLLDSTFLQQSTGFPIAKPELIARLEQGEEPWVPDLQACKERQLLRCTRTAGAERGSENEEGNQHQEVPGEVQPQATFVGRGEGNFSQCWEEGEAWGNWHMSESLLGNHPRKKVGESINGGGGDEDPRMQQTNSKEETPCHRLQCGKGFIVRSQLVTDQTIHTGKKPLQCLDRGETFNKLSDLNNHGRSHTGEKPIQCLECGKCFRSKSALNSHEKSHTEERPHKCLDCGKSFKRKSDLVKHQAVHTGERPHKCLDCGKSFKRRASLLIHQAIHTGERSHKCLDCGKSFTWRSSLVNHQAVHSGERPHKCLDCGKRFTRRTGLVKHQAVHSGERPHKCLDCGKSFTWKSNLVIHQGIHTGERPYMCLDCGKSFIQRSILGKHQAIHKGERPHKCLECGKSFIRRSDLIKHGRIHTRCKIL; the protein is encoded by the exons atggggagggctctgggctctgcaggtttAGAAAGAGGTAGGGGTTTAAGTCCAGAGCCGTGTGTGAGTCAGCAAGGCCCTCAGAGCGCACAGATCCTGGGAACGCCTAGTGAGGGTGTAGTAATAATTCAGCTCACCTCCCCAGACATCTTCTTCTGtgcaagggggctcagtgaccatgTTCCCGTCCTCTTGGATTCCACGTTTCTGcagcagagcacag GATTTCCCATTGCCAAACCTGAGCTGATTGCCCGCCTGGAGCAAGGGGAAGAGCCTTGGGTGCCGGATCTCCAGGCCTGCAAGGAAAGACAGCTTCTGAGATGCACccgcacag cAGGTGCTGAACGAgggagtgagaacgaggaggggaATCAACATCAGGAAGTTCCTGGAGAAGTGCAACCACAGGCGACCTTTGTGGGAAGAGgtgaagggaatttttcccagtgctgggAAGAGGGAGAAGCCTGGGGAAATTGGCACATGTCAGAGAGTCTTCTGGGAAACCACCCAAGGAAGAAAGTGGGTGAATCTATTAATGGTGGGGGAGGAGACGAAGATCCCAGAATGCAGCAAACAAATTCCAAGGAAGAGACACCCTGTCACCGCCTGCAGTGTGGGAAAGGATTCATTGTGAGATCACAGCTTGTGACAGATCAGACAATCCATACCGGAAAGAAACCCCTTCAATGCTTGGACCGTGGGGAAACCTTCAATAAGCTCTCAGATCTTAATAACCATGGGAGAAGCCACACTGGAGAGAAGCCCATTCagtgccttgagtgtgggaaatgtttcaggTCAAaatcagcactaaattcacatgaGAAAAGCCACACAGAAGAGAGAcctcataagtgcttggactgtgggaaaagtttcaagcggaagtcagaccttgttaaacatcaggcagtccacacaggagagagaccccacaagtgcttggactgtgggaaaagtttcaagcgGAGAGCATCCCTTCTTATTCATCAGgccatccacacaggagagagatcccataagtgcttggactgtggaaaaagtttcacttGGAGATCATCCCTTGTTAATCATCAGGCAGTCCactcaggagagagaccccataagtgcttggactgtgggaaacgTTTCACACGGAGAACAggccttgttaaacatcaggcagtccactcaggagagagacctcataagtgcttggactgtgggaaaagtttcacatggAAGTCAAACCTTGTTATTCATCaaggaatccacacaggagagagaccctatatgtgcttggactgtgggaaaagtttcatacagaggtcaatCCTTggtaaacatcaggcaatccataaaggagagagacctcataagtgcttggagtgtgggaaaagtttcatacggaggtcagacCTCATTAAACATGGAAGAATCCACACAAGATGTAAAATTCTATGA
- the LOC123361128 gene encoding zinc finger protein 154-like isoform X2, producing MGRALGSAGLERGRGLSPEPCVSQQGPQSAQILGTPSEGVVIIQLTSPDIFFCARGLSDHVPVLLDSTFLQQSTGFPIAKPELIARLEQGEEPWVPDLQACKERQLLRCTRTGAERGSENEEGNQHQEVPGEVQPQATFVGRGEGNFSQCWEEGEAWGNWHMSESLLGNHPRKKVGESINGGGGDEDPRMQQTNSKEETPCHRLQCGKGFIVRSQLVTDQTIHTGKKPLQCLDRGETFNKLSDLNNHGRSHTGEKPIQCLECGKCFRSKSALNSHEKSHTEERPHKCLDCGKSFKRKSDLVKHQAVHTGERPHKCLDCGKSFKRRASLLIHQAIHTGERSHKCLDCGKSFTWRSSLVNHQAVHSGERPHKCLDCGKRFTRRTGLVKHQAVHSGERPHKCLDCGKSFTWKSNLVIHQGIHTGERPYMCLDCGKSFIQRSILGKHQAIHKGERPHKCLECGKSFIRRSDLIKHGRIHTRCKIL from the exons atggggagggctctgggctctgcaggtttAGAAAGAGGTAGGGGTTTAAGTCCAGAGCCGTGTGTGAGTCAGCAAGGCCCTCAGAGCGCACAGATCCTGGGAACGCCTAGTGAGGGTGTAGTAATAATTCAGCTCACCTCCCCAGACATCTTCTTCTGtgcaagggggctcagtgaccatgTTCCCGTCCTCTTGGATTCCACGTTTCTGcagcagagcacag GATTTCCCATTGCCAAACCTGAGCTGATTGCCCGCCTGGAGCAAGGGGAAGAGCCTTGGGTGCCGGATCTCCAGGCCTGCAAGGAAAGACAGCTTCTGAGATGCACccgcacag GTGCTGAACGAgggagtgagaacgaggaggggaATCAACATCAGGAAGTTCCTGGAGAAGTGCAACCACAGGCGACCTTTGTGGGAAGAGgtgaagggaatttttcccagtgctgggAAGAGGGAGAAGCCTGGGGAAATTGGCACATGTCAGAGAGTCTTCTGGGAAACCACCCAAGGAAGAAAGTGGGTGAATCTATTAATGGTGGGGGAGGAGACGAAGATCCCAGAATGCAGCAAACAAATTCCAAGGAAGAGACACCCTGTCACCGCCTGCAGTGTGGGAAAGGATTCATTGTGAGATCACAGCTTGTGACAGATCAGACAATCCATACCGGAAAGAAACCCCTTCAATGCTTGGACCGTGGGGAAACCTTCAATAAGCTCTCAGATCTTAATAACCATGGGAGAAGCCACACTGGAGAGAAGCCCATTCagtgccttgagtgtgggaaatgtttcaggTCAAaatcagcactaaattcacatgaGAAAAGCCACACAGAAGAGAGAcctcataagtgcttggactgtgggaaaagtttcaagcggaagtcagaccttgttaaacatcaggcagtccacacaggagagagaccccacaagtgcttggactgtgggaaaagtttcaagcgGAGAGCATCCCTTCTTATTCATCAGgccatccacacaggagagagatcccataagtgcttggactgtggaaaaagtttcacttGGAGATCATCCCTTGTTAATCATCAGGCAGTCCactcaggagagagaccccataagtgcttggactgtgggaaacgTTTCACACGGAGAACAggccttgttaaacatcaggcagtccactcaggagagagacctcataagtgcttggactgtgggaaaagtttcacatggAAGTCAAACCTTGTTATTCATCaaggaatccacacaggagagagaccctatatgtgcttggactgtgggaaaagtttcatacagaggtcaatCCTTggtaaacatcaggcaatccataaaggagagagacctcataagtgcttggagtgtgggaaaagtttcatacggaggtcagacCTCATTAAACATGGAAGAATCCACACAAGATGTAAAATTCTATGA